CTAGCTACCACTATGCGCGTAAATTCTTTGCACCGATACTCTTATGTATCGATCATGACCCGAACGGGCCGCTGCAGCTATGGGCTATCAATGATCGGCGCGAGGCTTATCAGGATGAAGCGGAATTAACGCTCTATCGGATGGACGGTACGATTGTATATCAGCGTGCTTTCGATGTGACCGTTGAAGCGAACAGTAGGGTTAATTTTGCTAAATTGCCTGAGGCTGAGGTATTACAACAGCATCGTCCACACGAGGTTGTGGCCGTACTTCGTTCGAAGAAGCACGTGACAGAAGAGTATGTCCTCTATTTAAGAGATTATAAGGATATGGATTATCAACCCGCACAACTTGAGATCTCCGTGGATGAAGCGAATGGACAGATCCGCTTGATCTCGGATCGTGTTGCACGGATGGTGATGATCGAACTGGATGCTCCTTGGGTAATCATGGATGATAATTTCTTTGATCTGATCCCGGGTGAGGAGAAGATTGTTCGGGTACATCATGAGGATGCCGGGGATCTGCCTTGGGAGACCTTACGTGTAACAGCGATGAATGATGCGGGTTTACAGAAGCTTGGAACTAAGGAGATGAGCTAATATGAAGGCGGCTGTATTTCAAGGAAAAAAGCACATTGAATTTACGGACTGGGAAGCTCCGGCTGTTGGCTCCAAAGAAGTTAAACTTCGTGTGAAATGCTGCGGGATTTGCGGGACTGATCAGCATATTTATCATGGATTCCCTGGGTCTGCAGAGGTGACAGCTCCGATTGTATTAGGACATGAGCTTGCAGGCGAAGTGGTTGCTGTGGGGGATGAGGTTACAACGCTGCAGGTGGGGGACCGTGTATCGGTAGATCCGAATATTTATTGTGGGAACTGTTATTTCTGCCGGAATGGAAAAGTGCATTTATGTGATGACTTGCAGGCTGTTGGAGTGACTCGTGATGGAGGCATGGGCGAGTATTGCGTTGTTCCTGTGGCGAACTGTTATTTGTTGCCTGATGAAATGAGCTGGATCGAAGGGGCAATGATTGAACCTTTAGGGTGTGTGCTTCATGGTTATAAGAAGCTGGATATTCGTTCGACACATCAAGTCCTAATTATCGGTGGTGGTTTTATTGGTCAATTGTTCTTGCAGCTCGTTAAAGCTGCAGGTGTTAAAGGAATCATTGTCAGTGAGCCGGAAGTGTTCAAACATGACCGATTAGTCGAGTTAGGTGCGGATGAAGCTGTATCTCCTACAGCAGCAGGCGTGATGGAAGCTCTCCAACATCAATTTGATATTGTCATCGAATGTGTAGGCCGTGCGGATTCCATGGAGCTAGCGGTAAAGGCATCACGTAAGGGTGGACAAGTATTAATGTTTGGTGTTGCTTCCCCGGACACGTTGATTCAAGTCTCTCCATTCGAAATTTTTACAAAAGAGCTGCGAATCATGGGCTCTTTCATTAATCCATATACCCATGAGGAATCTATTGCGCTAATTGAGAAGGGAATCGTTCAGATTGAGCCATTGATTAGCCATCGGTTTTCGTTGAAAGAAATTCCGGCAGTTATGGAAGAGTACACGAAACTGCGTGTTTCTAAAGGGGTTATTGTGCACGAGAGCTAGAACAATAATTGAATCAATATCAGCTTATATAAGCGATGACTATTGGCTTTTTCGCCATAGGTCATCGCTTTTTTAGGTGAGCTAGACTGGCTACGATGAGATCATCTTTAGAAAAAATTGAAGAAGTTAATATTCAGTTAAGAATCCCTTCACGATCCGTTTACGCTTCAGAGTTAGAGTTAGAGAAGGCCAAGAGAAAAAGGAGCTTTCTCATGAACACAAATCCTAAAGTACTCATTGTAACTTCGGCATTTGGAGACGGGCATATGAAAGTGGCTGAGGCGATTGAACATTCATTTAGACGCAGAGGAATAAAACGGATCATCACCTTGGATCTTTTCGCAGAAGTTCACCCAAGCCTGAATGAGCTGTCCCGAAGATTCTATTTGAACAGCACGGGTTACACTCAGGAATTTTATGGGCTAGTGTACACAATGACGAGCAAGATGAAACCAGACCACATCATGGGCAGACTGATTCATTCTTTGGGTAAACGAAAAGTGCAGAGGATTATCGACGAGATTCGGCCGGATATTATTATTCATACGTTTCCCTATTTGGCCGCCGCTGAGCTTGCAACAGAAACAAGAAGCCGTATCCCCCTATTCACCGTCATGACAGATTATGTTGTTCATGGCAGATGGCTCCATCCACAAACCACGAAGTATTCTATCGCTACAGAAAGCATGAGAGCAGCGCTGTTATCTGCAGGTATCGCAGAAGAGAAGCTTGTTGTCAGTGGGATTCCAATTCGAGAAGCTTTTGAACAGACTCAGGATCGTGAAGCGCTTATGCGCAAGCATGGGCTAGATGGAAATCGACGCTATCTATTACTTGCGGCAGGAGCTTATGGCGTATTGAGTGACATCAGCAATTTAATCAAGCGCGTGCTACTTCAATCAAGCATCGATTTAATCGTAATATGCGGAAATAATCATAAACTTCGAGCAGCTACAGAAGAGATTTTTCAAGGGAACCCTCGAGTTCACATTTTGG
This window of the Paenibacillus sp. FSL R10-2734 genome carries:
- a CDS encoding zinc-dependent alcohol dehydrogenase family protein, whose product is MKAAVFQGKKHIEFTDWEAPAVGSKEVKLRVKCCGICGTDQHIYHGFPGSAEVTAPIVLGHELAGEVVAVGDEVTTLQVGDRVSVDPNIYCGNCYFCRNGKVHLCDDLQAVGVTRDGGMGEYCVVPVANCYLLPDEMSWIEGAMIEPLGCVLHGYKKLDIRSTHQVLIIGGGFIGQLFLQLVKAAGVKGIIVSEPEVFKHDRLVELGADEAVSPTAAGVMEALQHQFDIVIECVGRADSMELAVKASRKGGQVLMFGVASPDTLIQVSPFEIFTKELRIMGSFINPYTHEESIALIEKGIVQIEPLISHRFSLKEIPAVMEEYTKLRVSKGVIVHES
- a CDS encoding glycosyltransferase, with product MNTNPKVLIVTSAFGDGHMKVAEAIEHSFRRRGIKRIITLDLFAEVHPSLNELSRRFYLNSTGYTQEFYGLVYTMTSKMKPDHIMGRLIHSLGKRKVQRIIDEIRPDIIIHTFPYLAAAELATETRSRIPLFTVMTDYVVHGRWLHPQTTKYSIATESMRAALLSAGIAEEKLVVSGIPIREAFEQTQDREALMRKHGLDGNRRYLLLAAGAYGVLSDISNLIKRVLLQSSIDLIVICGNNHKLRAATEEIFQGNPRVHILGYTEEMQELMCISSCLLTKAGGITLTEAMAQALPVIVYRPLPGQEAGNAEWLSKHNLIEIAWNEQQLIEQLHRLEHTAYREGKEQHMKDFSRKSASNAIVTEALEAIKMRQPSVTSVKSMVVEGQAKTVHGYY